Proteins encoded by one window of Bacillus rossius redtenbacheri isolate Brsri chromosome 14, Brsri_v3, whole genome shotgun sequence:
- the LOC134538720 gene encoding 2',3'-cyclic-nucleotide 3'-phosphodiesterase-like codes for MGQATSILDRVEPVPVNITSTKFYSHAQNVKVLNPEYLQYPFIDDKGTVEYVFGSRVIFILRGLPGSGKSTVARAIKGTYPGSVLCSADDLFLQSNRCEPSRDQLHEAQVWCQQKARRACEDGASVVVVDSANVRRWELEYYLQLAVENSYVAVVVEPSTPWKWDPEQLVRRNTHRVPLEVLLARVEMWDAVVPLYFGWFLNAADSRVLGLVGRAHLEECFRVPQFADDFQSFSRLSEVQDMLQYYALPPTCPKGMLHCTSKFCLGGKVPGSVDYARKEEVFSNCGRSYQLCIVGFLMTPRTFGARVKLDEEALALWANDQEGPRKTGSPGPSPARTSLPFDPSNPGSTSVAQDYEPLPSPKGIVKKKRHHKPPCRATLVTFKKFEPSFHPTSGSGSQAHVTLGCAEGVSAVTTGYDLNEIIACEDSDEAESVETYTLDRGYLRNYGESRWMLYLNHQIVVSTLFTGHYGSS; via the exons ATGGGGCAGGCGACCAGCATCTTGGATAGAGTGGAGCCGGTTCCCGTGAACATCACGAGCACCAAGTTCTACTCCCATGCTCAGAACGTGAAAGTGTTGAACCCCGAGTACCTGCAGTATCCCTTCATCGATGACAAGGGTACTGTCGAGTATGTGTTTGGCTCGAGGGTCATTTTCATATTGAGGGGCCTGCCGGGCAGTGGGAAGTCCACGGTGGCGAGAGCCATAAAGGGCACATACCCCGGTTCAGTTTTGTGCTCGGCCGATGATCTGTTCTTGCAAAGTAACAG GTGCGAGCCGAGCCGGGACCAGCTGCACGAGGCGCAGGTGTGGTGCCAGCAGAAGGCGCGCCGGGCGTGCGAGGACGGCGCGAGCGTCGTGGTCGTGGACAGCGCCAACGTGCGCCGCTGGGAGCTGGAGTACTACCTGCAGCTGGCCGTGGAGAACAGCTACGTGGCGGTGGTGGTGGAGCCCAGCACGCCCTGGAAATGGGACCCGGAGCAGCTCGTCAGGAGGAACACACACAGGGTCCCCCTGGAGGTGCTGCTGGCCAGGGTGGAGATGTGGGATGCGGTCGTCCCGCTCTACTTCGGCTGGTTCCTCAACGCTGCCGACTCCCGGGTGCTGGGCCTCGTGGGGCGGGCCCACCTGGAGGAGTGCTTCCGGGTGCCGCAGTTCGCGGACGACTTCCAGAGCTTCAGCCGCCTGTCGGAGGTCCAAG ATATGCTGCAGTACTATGCATTGCCACCAACTTGCCCAAAAGGAATGTTGCACTGCACATCGAAATTCTGCCTCGGCGGGAAAGTTCCGGGCTCGGTAGACTACGCTCGCAAGGAAGAAGTCTTTTCCAACTGTGGACGTTCTTATCAGTTGTGTATCGTGGGATTCTTAATGACACCGAGAACATTCGGGGCCAGAGTCAAACTTGACGAGGAGGCGTTGGCGCTGTGGGCAAACGACCAAGAAGGCCCACGCAAGACCGGGTCGCCCGGTCCAAGTCCTGCGAGGACGTCTCTGCCATTCGACCCTTCGAATCCTGGAAGTACATCGGTGGCTCAAGACTATGAGCCACTGCCCAGTCCGAAAGGTATCGTCAAGAAAAAAAGACATCACAAACCACCTTGCAGAGCGACGCTTGTGACATTCAAGAAGTTTGAACCTTCTTTTCATCCCACGTCAGGAAGCGGAAGCCAGGCCCACGTGACCTTGGGTTGTGCAGAGGGCGTCTCGGCCGTGACCACCGGTTACGACCTTAACGAAATAATTGCGTGCGAAGATTCGGATGAGGCTGAAAGTGTGGAAACCTACACCCTGGATAGAGGCTACTTGCGTAACTACGGAGAATCGAGGTGGATGTTGTACTTGAATCACCAGATAGTTGTGAGCACGTTGTTCACCGGGCATTATGGCTCGAGTTAA